A portion of the Bulleidia sp. zg-1006 genome contains these proteins:
- the pyrR gene encoding bifunctional pyr operon transcriptional regulator/uracil phosphoribosyltransferase PyrR produces the protein MGKIIQIMDENQMDRSLSRLAHEIIEKNDGLENIALLGIKRRGVPLAKRLAKKLKKFVDVNVPVGEIDITLYRDDLSEIKNGPRTKSCQIPVSLKNHTIILVDDVLYTGRTVRAAIDAIFDVGRPISIQLAILIDRGHRELPIRPDYIGKNIPTSKKEIVHVELKEIDDNNQVYVQKELN, from the coding sequence ATGGGTAAAATTATACAAATTATGGATGAAAACCAAATGGATCGCTCTTTAAGTCGTTTAGCACATGAAATCATCGAAAAGAATGATGGTTTAGAGAATATTGCTCTATTAGGAATTAAAAGAAGGGGCGTTCCTTTGGCTAAACGTTTGGCAAAAAAACTTAAGAAATTTGTTGATGTGAATGTACCTGTAGGAGAAATTGACATTACTTTATATCGTGATGATTTGAGTGAAATCAAAAATGGTCCTCGAACAAAATCTTGTCAAATCCCTGTTTCTTTAAAAAACCATACCATTATCCTTGTGGATGATGTTTTATACACTGGAAGAACAGTGCGAGCCGCAATTGATGCTATCTTTGATGTAGGAAGACCGATTTCCATTCAATTAGCTATTCTAATTGATCGTGGGCATCGAGAGTTACCAATCCGACCGGATTATATTGGCAAAAATATCCCGACTTCTAAAAAAGAAATCGTTCATGTTGAATTAAAGGAAATTGATGATAATAATCAAGTTTATGTACAAAAGGAATTGAATTAA
- a CDS encoding endonuclease/exonuclease/phosphatase family protein yields the protein MKKYSIMTFNLLSDVVYPFGSKRFSRRLPAILACLDEYKPDILCVQEYTRTMRQSLKPLGKDYQVFGEYRHSFIRNEANLIFIHKNHFKVSNYQTLWLSKTPTKKGSKLLLSQFPRIVTIVTLQNEQGKQFNIANTHLDAGFESVRYEQLHILLSLLPKGPTILCGDMNTTLSGKTLSYLESTWIRPQALGSTLRGKFGSARYKQEAVDQILLRQLKLLDIKKIKKDYVGQEPSNHCPLFAHFSL from the coding sequence ATGAAAAAGTATTCTATTATGACTTTTAACTTATTATCTGATGTTGTTTATCCATTTGGCTCTAAACGCTTTTCTCGTCGCTTACCAGCTATTTTAGCCTGTTTAGACGAATATAAACCCGATATCCTTTGCGTGCAGGAATACACAAGAACCATGCGTCAATCTCTAAAACCACTAGGAAAAGACTACCAAGTTTTTGGTGAATACCGGCATAGTTTTATTAGGAATGAAGCCAATCTCATTTTCATTCATAAAAACCATTTTAAAGTGTCAAACTATCAAACCCTTTGGTTATCCAAAACACCAACGAAAAAAGGATCGAAATTGCTTCTATCGCAATTCCCAAGAATTGTAACCATCGTTACGCTTCAAAATGAACAAGGTAAACAATTCAACATTGCGAATACACATTTAGATGCAGGGTTTGAAAGCGTTCGATATGAACAACTTCATATTCTTTTATCCCTTCTTCCTAAAGGACCAACTATTCTATGTGGAGACATGAATACTACCTTATCCGGAAAAACACTTTCTTACTTGGAATCTACTTGGATACGCCCACAAGCTCTAGGTAGTACCTTACGAGGGAAGTTTGGTTCTGCCCGTTATAAGCAAGAAGCTGTTGATCAAATTTTACTTCGTCAATTAAAACTTCTTGATATTAAGAAAATAAAAAAGGATTATGTGGGGCAAGAGCCTTCCAATCATTGTCCTTTATTCGCTCATTTTTCACTTTAA
- a CDS encoding aldo/keto reductase encodes MKTAFRITNLHNGIIIPYPGYRIDHTRANSIYKDVLKALTFGFRHLDLPSDSTYFPLIQKAIEESHVHRDDLFLTAKLGNHDHGTNGVKRYFGHLLKIFKTDYIDLFLINWPNPLEFRKNHLYTEKETWFALEDLYRSGKVHAIGIGNCQAHHIEEYLEFSNIAPMVNQARFYPGFPFENNLDCAKLHGIQTIGFLPPNHEAILKAKEIQIFANKYHVSTRMICARYLLDKDVLPLVQSNDLNEMEDYSQLHSFQLAKEDIKFLDGIQNYGPANINPDTCDF; translated from the coding sequence ATGAAAACCGCATTCCGAATCACAAATTTACATAATGGAATTATTATTCCATACCCTGGTTACCGCATTGATCATACAAGAGCAAATTCCATTTATAAGGATGTTTTAAAGGCTCTTACCTTCGGTTTCCGTCATCTTGATTTACCATCAGATTCGACGTATTTTCCACTCATTCAAAAGGCGATTGAAGAAAGCCATGTTCATCGTGATGATTTATTCTTAACCGCCAAACTTGGCAATCATGACCATGGCACTAATGGTGTAAAACGTTATTTTGGTCATTTATTAAAGATTTTTAAAACCGACTACATTGATTTGTTCTTAATCAACTGGCCGAATCCTTTGGAATTTAGAAAAAACCATTTGTATACTGAAAAGGAAACTTGGTTTGCTTTGGAAGATTTATACCGAAGTGGAAAGGTGCATGCGATTGGTATTGGTAATTGCCAAGCCCATCACATTGAAGAATACTTAGAGTTTTCAAATATTGCCCCAATGGTCAACCAGGCTCGCTTTTATCCCGGCTTTCCTTTTGAGAATAACTTGGATTGTGCAAAACTTCATGGCATTCAAACCATTGGCTTTCTACCGCCTAACCATGAAGCTATCCTAAAAGCAAAGGAAATTCAGATATTCGCGAATAAATATCATGTGTCTACTCGGATGATTTGTGCTCGTTATTTATTGGATAAGGATGTACTTCCACTTGTTCAAAGCAATGATTTGAATGAAATGGAAGATTATTCTCAGTTACATTCTTTTCAATTAGCGAAAGAAGATATTAAATTTCTGGATGGAATTCAAAATTATGGTCCTGCTAACATTAATCCGGATACCTGTGATTTTTAA
- a CDS encoding DHHA1 domain-containing protein, whose amino-acid sequence MSNDHFEQLEIKTTIKEEKEGYYQFEDTIFYGNKGGMLADVGTINGLTVTDLKYDENEVLWHKVDGTLSNPIEMKVDRETRYMNTSVQTLFHAMDGYYRRKEGKYIIAIGVQAMNQWYEVNETVDEEELKNIQAYMDEVIWDDIPVEFSYVPGKDYPDSHYQHLNLVRVVKIGDYDEQPCGTLHVNHTGEIGSAVVLGAEKTSRGTRVLCTVGPATKQRFQLEHQYLMEASRQAGVKENELKDRIEKLQNDLKEKNKSEQTWKEKVLAFELEKVKKTNEKVIEIDGFTSKELASFLNPLLTDNREIAFVSKLNNQVHVALGSSNGNARVYLRSIQESMMIRGGGSLKLVSFQCEEAIESVIDKLKEVLG is encoded by the coding sequence ATGAGTAATGACCATTTTGAACAATTAGAGATAAAAACGACTATCAAAGAAGAAAAAGAAGGCTATTACCAGTTTGAAGATACTATTTTTTATGGTAATAAAGGTGGTATGTTGGCAGATGTTGGTACTATCAATGGCTTGACTGTGACAGATTTAAAATACGATGAAAACGAAGTTCTTTGGCATAAGGTGGATGGTACTTTAAGTAATCCGATTGAAATGAAGGTAGATCGTGAAACACGCTATATGAATACAAGCGTCCAAACTTTATTTCATGCGATGGATGGCTATTATCGCCGAAAAGAAGGTAAATATATCATTGCGATTGGTGTACAAGCTATGAATCAATGGTATGAAGTCAATGAAACGGTGGATGAAGAAGAATTAAAGAATATTCAAGCGTATATGGATGAAGTGATTTGGGATGATATTCCAGTTGAATTTTCTTATGTGCCAGGAAAGGATTATCCAGATTCTCATTACCAACATTTAAATCTTGTTCGTGTTGTTAAAATAGGGGATTATGACGAGCAACCATGCGGCACTCTTCATGTCAATCATACTGGTGAAATAGGTTCGGCAGTGGTTTTAGGAGCGGAGAAAACCTCCCGTGGTACAAGAGTTCTATGTACAGTTGGACCGGCAACGAAGCAACGTTTTCAGTTGGAACATCAATATCTAATGGAAGCTAGTAGGCAAGCCGGCGTGAAAGAAAATGAACTAAAAGACCGTATTGAAAAGTTACAAAATGACTTAAAAGAAAAGAATAAGAGCGAACAAACTTGGAAAGAAAAAGTCTTAGCTTTTGAATTAGAAAAAGTAAAAAAGACGAATGAAAAAGTGATTGAAATAGACGGCTTTACAAGTAAAGAGTTAGCTTCTTTCTTAAATCCTTTATTGACTGATAATCGTGAAATAGCTTTTGTATCAAAGCTGAATAATCAAGTTCATGTGGCTTTGGGGTCAAGCAATGGAAACGCGAGAGTTTATTTAAGGAGCATCCAGGAAAGTATGATGATTCGTGGTGGTGGATCATTGAAACTGGTCAGTTTCCAATGTGAAGAAGCGATTGAATCAGTTATCGATAAATTAAAGGAAGTTCTAGGTTGA
- a CDS encoding FAD-dependent oxidoreductase: MKKIAYIGAGPSALLGAQALLNKGDYQISIYDKNNRSGGAAYTGIPSWRFSLAFIDRVEKELKEKGTQFYYNVEVGKDIPFAKLREENDVVVVAIGAQIENLAGFEAGNGYEAGLTLLYNLNILHQEKDYQEKYQSAIVWGGGNVAMDCCRSLKRILPDVQLLYRRSQDEMPASKGEVKDAVKEGVVFHYLENIADIVRDVKGSVTGVQADTMVLGEKDESGRASVHVQEGSKHFIPADLVVAAVGQKVDFSVLDEGLKTLSKSEHKTNLEGVFVCGDALYGPAMIGNAIKDGKACSEEVFEYLSQGH; the protein is encoded by the coding sequence ATGAAAAAAATAGCGTATATCGGAGCGGGACCTTCTGCTTTACTTGGAGCACAGGCTTTATTAAATAAAGGGGATTATCAAATATCCATTTATGATAAAAATAATCGTTCAGGAGGAGCTGCTTACACAGGTATTCCATCTTGGCGTTTTAGCTTAGCTTTTATAGATAGAGTTGAAAAAGAATTAAAAGAGAAGGGAACTCAGTTTTACTATAATGTCGAAGTAGGAAAAGATATTCCTTTTGCGAAGCTTCGTGAAGAAAATGATGTGGTGGTTGTAGCGATTGGTGCTCAGATTGAAAATTTAGCAGGCTTTGAAGCAGGGAATGGCTACGAAGCAGGGTTGACTTTGTTATATAACCTAAATATTTTGCATCAAGAAAAGGATTACCAAGAAAAGTACCAAAGTGCAATTGTTTGGGGTGGTGGCAATGTGGCGATGGATTGTTGCCGAAGCTTGAAAAGAATTTTGCCGGATGTGCAACTTTTGTACCGTCGTTCACAAGACGAAATGCCTGCTAGTAAAGGAGAAGTAAAGGACGCTGTAAAAGAAGGTGTTGTTTTCCATTACCTTGAAAATATTGCGGATATTGTTCGGGATGTGAAGGGGTCTGTGACAGGTGTTCAAGCGGACACGATGGTTCTTGGCGAAAAAGATGAAAGCGGTCGAGCTTCTGTGCATGTGCAAGAAGGTTCGAAACATTTCATTCCAGCAGATTTGGTGGTTGCGGCTGTTGGTCAAAAGGTTGACTTCTCTGTTTTGGATGAGGGGTTAAAGACTTTATCAAAATCAGAACATAAGACCAATTTAGAAGGGGTCTTTGTTTGTGGAGATGCTTTGTATGGTCCAGCTATGATTGGTAACGCAATAAAAGATGGAAAAGCTTGTAGTGAAGAGGTGTTTGAATATTTAAGTCAAGGGCATTAA
- a CDS encoding bacterioferritin, producing the protein MNNEKVMKGLQVIITNLSQQADGHIIQARVFASQGFSKLADKYAEHAVEERGYVQQCIDRLIDLGGDVKLEAKQEAVVYKNPIEWIKYDLQVSKDGLAWLASLTEEARGDYTTYDILKKYYQDEEEDAYWAEEQLELIEMIGKENWLVQQL; encoded by the coding sequence ATGAACAATGAAAAGGTTATGAAAGGTCTTCAAGTGATAATTACAAATTTATCCCAACAGGCAGATGGACATATAATCCAGGCAAGAGTTTTTGCGAGTCAGGGTTTTAGCAAATTGGCAGATAAATATGCAGAGCATGCAGTAGAAGAGCGAGGATATGTTCAGCAGTGCATAGATAGACTTATAGATTTAGGTGGAGATGTAAAACTTGAAGCAAAGCAAGAAGCAGTAGTTTACAAAAATCCAATTGAATGGATTAAATATGATTTGCAAGTTTCTAAGGATGGACTTGCTTGGCTTGCATCTTTGACTGAGGAAGCAAGAGGAGATTACACAACATATGATATTTTGAAAAAGTATTATCAGGACGAAGAAGAAGATGCATACTGGGCTGAAGAGCAGTTAGAGTTGATTGAAATGATTGGAAAAGAAAATTGGCTTGTTCAACAGCTGTAA
- the nrdD gene encoding anaerobic ribonucleoside-triphosphate reductase — MWKVRKRDNSLTEFEVDKIKVAIKKAFHGSKKRVPSSVLDLIAIRAVADFEDKIADDVISVEDIQDSVEHVLAECGYSEVAKAYILYRREHERLREIEEANHQYLKDIERYLEGNQENTIGGLILNNSASLTELYWLEDIYDRSIREAVHKGTLEIGGMEMMAPYACIWDLNLLLKKGILPVQGKVGTLPAKHLSTACSHITNFIGIIQNEWVSVQGFEHIDTLLAPFVRQDELSYAEIKQSIQTLVYGLNVPSRWGGKAPFSHFAFDGRIPEKFIHQEVFIAGKKMTFVYGDLEKEAGKIRQAFYEVLLEGDGEGKPFAYPWITVNYLEEKVLDLLKKDQCLFWRTMPQDVDSQMISGKVSISFDKETWKEKLTLAHKALLTQQIILDKLTENGLYPYSKAYGLPDKKIAKICWKNVSLEQATDLIELLQEEKEVLEKEGIYMEFIPEKEIDIMKGFALQEKTQSLDGLGKLQSIDLPEEMSDKDILHYLSKIQKTYHLRLLGFHLK; from the coding sequence ATGTGGAAAGTTAGAAAAAGAGATAATAGCTTAACCGAGTTTGAGGTAGATAAAATCAAAGTTGCCATTAAAAAAGCTTTTCATGGCTCGAAAAAAAGGGTTCCTTCTTCGGTATTAGATTTAATTGCGATACGAGCAGTGGCTGATTTTGAAGATAAAATTGCGGACGATGTGATTAGTGTTGAAGATATTCAAGACAGTGTGGAACATGTGTTAGCGGAATGTGGTTATTCCGAAGTGGCGAAAGCCTATATTTTATATCGCCGTGAACATGAACGCTTGCGTGAAATTGAAGAGGCGAACCATCAGTATTTAAAAGATATTGAACGCTATTTAGAGGGGAATCAAGAAAATACCATTGGTGGTTTAATCTTAAATAACTCAGCTTCCTTAACCGAACTATATTGGTTAGAGGATATTTACGACCGTAGTATTCGAGAGGCGGTTCATAAAGGCACATTAGAAATCGGTGGTATGGAGATGATGGCTCCTTACGCTTGTATTTGGGATTTGAATTTACTATTAAAAAAAGGAATTTTGCCAGTGCAAGGAAAGGTAGGTACTTTACCAGCTAAACATTTAAGCACCGCTTGTTCACATATCACCAACTTTATCGGCATTATCCAAAATGAATGGGTGAGTGTACAAGGTTTTGAACACATAGATACCTTACTAGCTCCTTTTGTGCGTCAAGATGAATTAAGCTATGCTGAAATTAAACAATCGATTCAAACCCTGGTATATGGTTTAAATGTTCCTTCTCGTTGGGGCGGAAAAGCTCCTTTTAGCCATTTTGCCTTTGATGGTCGTATTCCCGAAAAATTTATTCATCAAGAAGTGTTTATCGCTGGTAAGAAAATGACATTTGTTTATGGAGATTTAGAAAAAGAAGCGGGGAAAATCCGTCAAGCTTTCTATGAAGTTTTATTAGAAGGTGATGGCGAAGGAAAACCATTTGCGTATCCATGGATAACAGTCAATTATTTGGAAGAGAAGGTGCTTGATTTATTAAAGAAAGACCAATGTTTATTTTGGCGAACAATGCCTCAAGATGTGGATAGCCAAATGATTAGCGGCAAAGTGAGTATTTCATTTGACAAGGAAACTTGGAAAGAAAAATTGACCTTAGCTCATAAAGCTTTATTAACCCAACAAATTATTCTTGATAAATTGACTGAAAATGGTCTGTATCCATATAGTAAAGCCTATGGTTTACCTGATAAAAAAATCGCGAAAATTTGTTGGAAGAATGTGTCGCTTGAACAAGCAACGGATTTAATAGAGCTATTGCAGGAAGAAAAAGAAGTCCTTGAAAAAGAAGGCATCTACATGGAATTTATTCCTGAAAAAGAAATAGATATTATGAAAGGTTTTGCTTTACAAGAAAAAACACAAAGTTTGGATGGTCTTGGGAAGCTACAATCCATCGATTTACCAGAAGAAATGAGTGATAAGGATATTTTGCATTATCTATCAAAAATTCAAAAAACCTATCATCTACGTCTTCTTGGCTTCCATTTAAAGTGA
- a CDS encoding heavy metal translocating P-type ATPase → MENYQVKGMSCAACQATVEKAVKKVPGVQSCSVSLLTNSMVVEGNVSHQDIEKAVEKAGYQAISNSHTDVKTKGNELSEEETPKLMKRFVLSLGVILVLMYFSMGYMMFHWPLPSFFNENYMALGLVQAILALVVMVINRSFFVSGWKSLIHLTPNMDTLVTLGSGISYLWSIGILFRMTVTPTLEQMTLAHHQYYFESAAMILVFIVLGKTLEAYSKGKTTNALKSLIQLSPNEARLFMNGEEKMVSIEEVKVNDCILVKAGEKIAVDGIVLQGQATVDESALTGESLPVDKKEGDVVKSATINRTGYMVIRATQVGKDTSLAQIIQLVKEASMTKAPIAKIADKISSIFVPTILVISLLVFFIWFIWTKDVSLSMQHAVSVMVIACPCALGLATPVAIMVGSGVGFQNGLLFKTSESLEEMSKMDIIALDKTGTITKGQPQVVEVFEENSELWSLAYALEAKSEHPFAKAIVEKAREKKINLQEVEQFKTVVGHGLKAYVKGKEIVGGSYSYISSLTSLSETQKEDLEVQAKMGRTPLLFIQNGMYLGSIIVADPIKEDSKQAIKILQQSGREVVMITGDQEATAQAIGKQAGVQHVISGVLPDEKEQVISWLKRFGKVAMVGDGINDAPALTDANLGLAIGAGTDVAIDAADIVLSQSHLSEVVQAIYLSEKTVQTIHENLFWAFIYNLVLVPSAAGFIPGVAIEPMWAAAAMALSSVTVVLNALRLNYVRITRQPKNKKRVEVQWMEWKRKKESKMKKIVKVEGMMCEHCEMSVKKALEKIDGVESAVVSHEKGIAEVSLSKDVPSEAFQKAIEEKEYEFKGVENV, encoded by the coding sequence ATGGAAAATTATCAAGTAAAAGGGATGAGTTGTGCAGCTTGTCAAGCAACGGTTGAAAAAGCTGTTAAAAAAGTTCCGGGTGTTCAATCTTGTTCGGTTTCTTTATTGACTAATTCTATGGTGGTTGAAGGAAATGTTTCGCATCAAGATATTGAAAAAGCAGTGGAAAAAGCTGGCTATCAAGCTATTTCAAATAGTCATACAGATGTTAAAACAAAGGGGAATGAACTATCGGAAGAAGAAACGCCTAAGTTAATGAAACGCTTTGTACTATCGTTAGGGGTCATTTTAGTTTTAATGTATTTCAGTATGGGCTATATGATGTTTCATTGGCCTCTACCTTCTTTTTTCAATGAAAACTATATGGCTTTGGGTTTGGTGCAAGCCATTTTGGCACTTGTGGTAATGGTGATTAATCGTTCTTTCTTCGTATCAGGATGGAAATCACTGATTCATTTAACACCAAATATGGATACCTTAGTTACCCTAGGCTCGGGGATTTCATACCTTTGGTCGATTGGTATTTTATTTCGCATGACAGTCACACCGACATTGGAACAAATGACTTTAGCGCATCATCAATATTATTTTGAATCAGCTGCGATGATTTTGGTTTTTATTGTCTTAGGGAAAACATTAGAAGCTTATTCCAAAGGAAAAACAACCAACGCTTTAAAATCTCTCATTCAACTAAGTCCAAATGAAGCTCGTTTGTTTATGAATGGGGAAGAAAAAATGGTTTCCATTGAAGAAGTAAAGGTCAATGATTGTATCTTAGTGAAGGCCGGTGAAAAGATTGCTGTAGATGGTATTGTTTTACAGGGACAAGCAACGGTGGACGAGAGTGCTTTAACGGGTGAAAGCTTACCAGTAGATAAAAAGGAAGGGGATGTTGTCAAATCCGCAACCATCAATCGAACTGGATACATGGTCATTCGAGCCACGCAAGTGGGTAAGGATACCAGTTTGGCGCAAATTATTCAACTGGTGAAAGAAGCTTCCATGACAAAAGCTCCAATTGCTAAAATTGCGGATAAGATTTCCTCTATCTTTGTACCAACCATCTTAGTAATTTCACTTCTCGTGTTCTTTATTTGGTTCATTTGGACTAAGGATGTTAGCTTATCCATGCAACATGCCGTATCGGTCATGGTGATTGCTTGTCCATGTGCCCTTGGTCTAGCAACGCCAGTAGCGATTATGGTGGGTAGTGGTGTTGGTTTCCAAAATGGCTTATTGTTTAAAACTTCTGAATCCTTGGAAGAAATGAGTAAGATGGATATTATTGCTTTGGATAAGACAGGAACAATCACTAAAGGACAGCCACAAGTGGTAGAGGTCTTTGAAGAAAACTCTGAATTATGGTCACTTGCGTACGCCTTAGAAGCAAAAAGTGAACATCCTTTTGCGAAAGCCATTGTCGAAAAAGCACGTGAAAAAAAGATAAATTTACAAGAGGTGGAACAATTTAAAACCGTCGTTGGGCATGGCTTAAAAGCTTATGTGAAGGGCAAAGAGATTGTGGGTGGTTCTTATAGTTATATTTCTTCTTTGACTTCATTGAGTGAAACACAAAAAGAAGATTTGGAAGTACAAGCTAAGATGGGTAGAACGCCATTATTGTTCATACAAAATGGAATGTATCTAGGATCTATTATTGTAGCTGATCCAATCAAAGAAGATTCTAAGCAGGCTATTAAAATCCTACAACAATCCGGTCGTGAAGTGGTGATGATTACAGGCGATCAAGAAGCTACCGCACAAGCAATTGGTAAGCAAGCCGGTGTTCAACACGTAATTTCAGGCGTTTTACCAGATGAAAAAGAACAAGTTATTTCTTGGCTAAAGCGGTTTGGGAAAGTGGCGATGGTTGGTGATGGTATTAACGATGCACCAGCTTTAACGGACGCAAATTTAGGCTTAGCAATTGGAGCCGGTACGGATGTAGCGATAGATGCGGCGGATATTGTGTTAAGCCAATCGCATTTATCAGAAGTGGTACAAGCTATTTATTTAAGTGAAAAGACAGTCCAAACCATCCATGAAAATTTATTTTGGGCTTTTATATATAATTTGGTGTTAGTGCCATCCGCAGCAGGATTTATTCCCGGAGTTGCGATTGAACCAATGTGGGCTGCAGCAGCTATGGCATTAAGCTCTGTCACTGTGGTATTAAATGCCTTAAGATTAAATTATGTTAGGATTACCCGTCAGCCGAAGAATAAGAAAAGAGTAGAGGTTCAATGGATGGAATGGAAAAGAAAGAAGGAAAGTAAAATGAAAAAGATTGTAAAAGTAGAAGGTATGATGTGTGAACATTGTGAAATGAGCGTTAAGAAAGCCTTGGAAAAAATTGATGGAGTAGAAAGCGCTGTTGTATCTCATGAAAAAGGGATTGCAGAGGTATCTTTATCAAAGGATGTTCCGAGTGAAGCCTTTCAAAAGGCAATTGAAGAAAAGGAGTATGAGTTCAAAGGAGTGGAAAATGTTTAA
- a CDS encoding tyrosine-type recombinase/integrase: MRITSFPSFYDFLCPYEVNPLATVRTYPSMIESVFKKAISESGVQKIRVYDLRHSHDTWLISEGINIVAVSKRLGHATIEQTLKTYTHLSRNSEEQLIKKINEYNNEYKN; the protein is encoded by the coding sequence ATGAGAATTACCTCCTTTCCAAGTTTTTATGATTTTCTCTGTCCCTATGAGGTTAATCCTTTAGCGACAGTTCGAACCTATCCTTCAATGATAGAAAGTGTTTTTAAAAAAGCTATTTCTGAATCAGGTGTTCAAAAAATACGTGTATACGATTTACGACATAGTCACGACACTTGGCTAATTAGCGAAGGAATTAATATTGTGGCTGTCTCAAAAAGATTAGGACATGCAACAATAGAACAAACTTTAAAAACTTATACTCACTTGTCAAGAAATTCAGAAGAACAATTAATCAAAAAAATTAATGAATATAATAATGAATATAAGAATTAA
- a CDS encoding metal-sensing transcriptional repressor yields MKCHAHEYKQRSEAEKKALLMRLHRIEGQIRGIEKMVDEDQYCPNIVMQVSAVSSALNSFSKELMASHIQTCVVEDLREGNEESIQELVKMIQKLMK; encoded by the coding sequence ATGAAATGTCACGCACACGAATATAAACAAAGAAGTGAAGCAGAAAAGAAGGCTTTATTAATGCGCTTGCATCGAATTGAAGGACAAATTAGAGGTATTGAGAAGATGGTGGATGAGGATCAATATTGCCCTAATATTGTTATGCAAGTATCCGCTGTTTCATCAGCCTTAAATAGCTTTTCTAAAGAACTAATGGCAAGTCATATTCAAACTTGTGTAGTGGAAGATCTTCGTGAAGGAAATGAAGAAAGTATTCAAGAACTTGTGAAGATGATTCAAAAGTTAATGAAGTAG
- a CDS encoding heavy-metal-associated domain-containing protein has protein sequence MFKTTIQIEGMACSMCESHIQDALRRLGSVSKVKASRKKKEACFVSEEALDPKLIQKAIEDSGYEFKGISTKVYEKKKLWFF, from the coding sequence ATGTTTAAGACAACCATTCAAATAGAGGGAATGGCTTGTTCAATGTGTGAAAGCCATATTCAAGATGCACTTCGTCGTTTAGGATCTGTTTCAAAGGTTAAAGCAAGTCGAAAAAAGAAAGAAGCTTGTTTTGTCTCAGAAGAAGCGTTGGATCCAAAGTTAATTCAAAAGGCAATTGAAGATTCGGGCTATGAGTTCAAGGGTATTTCAACAAAGGTGTATGAAAAGAAAAAACTTTGGTTCTTTTAG